The Syngnathus acus chromosome 2, fSynAcu1.2, whole genome shotgun sequence genomic interval CAATATCAGCAGGGGGATGcgtgtatttttaaatctttaGACATGGGAATGCTGCCATTTGTCTTTCAACTGTGATTCTGTACACATTGCGAGGAGTGTGCTCATGTAACTGTACTAAAAAGCCAAAGGGAAGACCGGAAGGGCCAAAAGTACAAATGTCATTCTACTTATGGTACGTTGGGTGATGGAGCAGACTTTCCTTTGCTACAATCTCActgtttcattttgctttcaatATAATCCTGGATTTTGTTAACTTTCTCCTCCTGCTGATCCAAGAGATCCATGATGATGCCCATGGGAGTCTTCTTTATCCCAACACCTTCCATCTTATTCTCCAGCCTGTTCTTCACGTTCCGCAGTCTCAGGGAGGCATGGATGAGTATTACTGAACGGCAACAAtgggacattttcaaaacttaGAAAGAGAACTATATTTGGATATTCTTGGCTTTAGATGAAGAGtgacagagagaaagagacaAACTGATGCAGGTGTTAGTCTATGAGGCAGATCGCAAAGCCATGAGATCAGCTGGTAAAAGCGGTTGTGTCCGCATCAAGAAACCATAGTGATTTGTAAACATGGGGCGGTGGGCAGGCTGCCTGCCTTGGTCGTGACCACACTGCCTCCAGCGGCATGTTAAAGCTCTAATGTTCGGGTGAACGATTATACGTAGTGGAagaacagagaaaaaaaaaagtaaaactggTTCAATTCTGTCACCTTTCATAAGATTGTACTTCCCAGTTGTCTTTTAATTGAGCTGTGAGTTAGAATAAGTGGTTGGAATCTTGATCAGCCGCTGCAAAACCTTAGTTATGCGTCGCTGTGTGAGTCATAGAGCcattatttgaaaaacactAAGGCCTGGCCAGTCGTTCTACCGATTAAATCAGCTGAATAGAATTCTTTCCAAAATAATCAATATCGgccgattattttttttagtcgcTTTTCATCCAAAATCAGTACATACATGCTGAATGGTGGCGTCCAAGTGGTACGGAATTGTGTCCTTACACTGTTTGTCCACTAAGTGGAGTTGTGACTTCATTTAACCCTTAAATCTTCGAGGTAAGATAGACAACTGCAGCCAGGCCTGTTTACCATAGTATGCTGAACGTCAGCTAAGTTTGGGAAATTAACAGTGACTCAACATGTCTCCCATTTTAGTTTAACTCTCCTTATCATGTGTGCCTGACAACACGTACTTTGTTTGTCCAGCTTTTGTTACGTTACATTCGCTATATTACATGTGTCTTGAATAACTtcacaatgaaaatgaaattatgtCAACATCAAGACTTACACAGCAGAGGGAAGGTGATGCCAAAGATGAAGACCATGACACCACCGCACAGCGACAGCACGAAGTAACTGGCGACCATGACGCAGATGACAAACAAGGTGGGGTTCTTTTTCTTGAAGTTCTTGATGATGCCTTGATTCTCCCCGGCCCACACGCAACCCATGAATACCAAAGTCACGACGGTTCCTCCGAGAAACATGCCGAGTGGGTTCAGGAACCTGTGAAATGAACAACGGCATTTTAGCCATTTAGGttagtatttttaaacaatgtgCTGGAGGTCAATAACAGTGGCAGGAGAAACATTTCTGAAAATACAGCGTTCTGAATATCGCGTTTGTAGAACAGGAATTAAACAGTCAAAATCCACCCGTTTTTATCAATCTGagggggtggccattttgccatttgttGTCGACtttaaatgacatcacagttgccatgTCTCAgctcacaaccaatcacagctcagctTTAGAAAATTGGTGAgctctgattggttgtgaccagacacggcaactgtgatgtcattttcagtcgcaGCAagaggcaaaatggccgccacctGAGATGGATTTTGACTGTTTAATTCCTGCactaataaacaaataaacacgcAAATTCTAATTGGACCAATACATTTAGTGTCCACGAAAACAGTGCCTCTGATCATAATTTTAATCTAAAACGTGATCAGATAAAAGGAATTTTGTCCATGCAAATGTAGCCAATTACACACAACATGCCGGTCACTTTTTTACATGTGGAAATAGAAATTCCTGCAGTTCACCCACATTTTCTGGATGTCTTGAAGTGACAAAAGGAGTAATTTCGCTATGAGGAAAGATATTGAGGCATATACtcaataatattaaatgtactttttggAATAAAATCTCAGCCACGTTCTTGATGAACACTTTGGTCAACTAGGCAAATGTCATAATGGTCCTACAAGACAATGAGAACCAAGTCTTTTAAGGGTTGGTACTTGGCATACAAGACTGTACATATTTTTGACTCGCTATAATAATCGTGTGACAGTCCGACACGCGGTTGCATAAAATGAGGTACGAAGAGTTGTCTGTTGGCGCATGACATTCAGAATAGCCAACGAAGTCATGATGGAAAAAAGTATGCATGGTAATTAAAACAGCCACCCAAGCTTGTCTGTGTTAGCTGGTACTAACCCAACAATGAGGAAAATCACCACGGCCGCGGCGAAGTAGTTCGTCTGGTAGTACATTAAATTGCTGATAACTCTGTTGTTCCATTTTGCCAGATTTGTGAAATCCGGCTTGGCGAAGCGCTCCGTTCCGGGATAGA includes:
- the LOC119115835 gene encoding PRA1 family protein 3-like, translating into MAAKMELAPLRLWDDFYPGTERFAKPDFTNLAKWNNRVISNLMYYQTNYFAAAVVIFLIVGFLNPLGMFLGGTVVTLVFMGCVWAGENQGIIKNFKKKNPTLFVICVMVASYFVLSLCGGVMVFIFGITFPLLLILIHASLRLRNVKNRLENKMEGVGIKKTPMGIIMDLLDQQEEKVNKIQDYIESKMKQ